The Burkholderia mayonis genome window below encodes:
- a CDS encoding alpha-galactosidase, whose protein sequence is MFNTKLIQLNGSNLCIALEKSADTPPLWRHFGTKLEPHAITWRADDARPHPPTILDGDPPFTAFSTHGFGWFHQPALVGSRPGEVGDIDWAQNFHLDELSVDNHSITMKLSDEQAELGAILNYTIDPASDVVTMWAELENRGATPFRVDWLAAAAVPLPPDADRVLGFSGRWTLEFLEKREMLGSATWRRDNRRGRTSHDSFPGVMVGSSLADDAGAVYGAHLGWSGNHTIIIEPMTDGRRQLQLGEWLAPGEVVLAPDQRYRTPCAFLSYSEHGLNGLSAQFHRFVRANVLRWPRQHMQPRPVILNTWEATYCDHDLEGLKELASAGAQIGIERFVLDDGWFHRRDSDRAGLGDWWPDANKYPQGLTPLIHHVRGLGMEFGLWIEPEMVNQDSELYRARPDWILQLDGRPLVTGRNQLVLDLTEPDVPEYIFKHISALLREHSISYLKWDMNRDLATAGHRGIPAYRRQTHAFYALLDRLRTAFPSVEIESCASGGGRADYGVLARMHRVWASDCNDALTRIGIQRGFLRFFPPELMGAHIGADCSHTTGRRHTLAFRAAVALFGHLGVEIDPRAAPADEIKALMRWIAIYKEWRPVLHAGTLHQGHVGEALSWTQVVAEDGNASLLAVYRLCEDDARYATPLKINGLRRDIAYRMQMLYAPVAPHFVKPTDMFTTMQNEGVVISGASLLDFGMPLPPMPPESAVVISITSA, encoded by the coding sequence AAACTTATCCAACTGAATGGCTCAAATCTGTGTATCGCGCTGGAGAAATCGGCCGATACGCCGCCTCTATGGCGCCATTTCGGCACGAAACTGGAACCGCACGCCATCACCTGGCGTGCGGATGACGCGCGCCCCCATCCGCCGACGATACTCGACGGCGACCCGCCATTCACGGCGTTTTCGACGCACGGATTCGGCTGGTTCCATCAACCGGCACTCGTCGGAAGTCGGCCCGGCGAAGTTGGCGACATCGACTGGGCTCAGAACTTCCACCTCGACGAGTTGAGTGTCGACAACCACTCGATAACGATGAAGCTGAGCGATGAGCAGGCCGAGCTGGGCGCAATCCTCAATTACACGATCGATCCCGCATCCGACGTCGTGACGATGTGGGCCGAATTGGAGAACCGCGGCGCAACCCCATTCCGTGTCGATTGGCTAGCCGCCGCCGCGGTGCCGCTGCCGCCAGACGCGGATCGGGTCCTGGGTTTCTCTGGCCGCTGGACACTGGAATTCCTGGAAAAGCGCGAAATGCTGGGTTCCGCAACGTGGAGACGCGACAACCGGCGCGGTCGCACTTCTCACGACTCGTTTCCGGGAGTCATGGTCGGCTCATCGCTGGCGGACGATGCGGGCGCCGTATACGGCGCGCATCTCGGATGGAGCGGAAACCACACCATCATTATCGAACCGATGACCGACGGTCGCCGGCAGCTGCAATTGGGAGAGTGGCTGGCACCGGGCGAAGTCGTGCTTGCCCCGGACCAGCGCTATCGCACCCCATGCGCCTTCCTTTCATACAGTGAGCACGGCCTGAATGGCTTAAGTGCGCAGTTCCACCGTTTCGTTCGGGCGAATGTGCTGCGCTGGCCACGGCAACACATGCAGCCTCGACCTGTCATCCTTAATACGTGGGAAGCCACGTACTGCGACCATGATCTCGAGGGGCTCAAGGAACTGGCGAGTGCGGGAGCACAGATCGGTATCGAGCGATTCGTCCTCGACGATGGCTGGTTCCATCGACGCGACAGCGATCGCGCGGGACTGGGCGATTGGTGGCCCGATGCGAACAAGTATCCTCAAGGGCTCACGCCACTCATCCATCACGTTCGAGGTCTGGGCATGGAGTTCGGCCTATGGATCGAACCTGAAATGGTCAATCAGGATAGCGAATTGTATCGCGCTCGACCGGACTGGATTCTCCAGCTCGACGGTCGACCACTCGTGACAGGACGTAATCAGCTCGTACTGGACCTCACGGAACCGGATGTGCCCGAATATATCTTCAAGCATATCAGCGCCTTGCTGCGCGAGCATTCGATCTCCTATCTCAAGTGGGACATGAACCGCGATCTCGCCACGGCAGGCCATCGCGGCATTCCCGCATACAGGCGTCAGACCCATGCGTTCTATGCGTTGCTCGACCGGTTACGCACTGCGTTCCCTTCCGTGGAAATCGAGAGTTGCGCCTCTGGCGGCGGACGTGCCGATTACGGCGTGCTGGCTCGCATGCACCGCGTCTGGGCGAGCGATTGCAATGACGCACTCACGCGCATCGGTATTCAACGCGGCTTTCTGCGTTTCTTCCCTCCCGAGCTCATGGGGGCGCATATCGGAGCCGACTGCTCCCACACGACCGGCCGTCGGCACACTCTTGCCTTCAGGGCTGCAGTCGCGCTCTTCGGTCATCTTGGCGTGGAGATCGACCCACGAGCAGCACCTGCCGACGAGATTAAAGCCCTCATGCGCTGGATCGCCATATACAAGGAATGGCGGCCGGTCTTACATGCTGGAACCCTCCATCAGGGGCATGTCGGAGAGGCGCTCTCCTGGACTCAGGTCGTCGCCGAAGACGGAAATGCATCACTTCTGGCGGTCTATCGACTATGCGAGGACGACGCGCGATACGCCACGCCGCTAAAGATCAACGGATTGAGGCGCGACATCGCCTATCGAATGCAGATGCTCTATGCCCCTGTCGCGCCACATTTCGTGAAACCGACGGATATGTTCACGACGATGCAGAACGAAGGCGTCGTGATCTCGGGCGCAAGCCTGCTGGACTTCGGTATGCCACTTCCACCCATGCCGCCTGAATCCGCTGTCGTGATTTCTATAACGTCGGCCTAG